The following are from one region of the Bacteroidota bacterium genome:
- a CDS encoding PKD domain-containing protein, whose amino-acid sequence MKRAITFLLLAFCLFHFSGATTFTVTTVSDAGAGSLREAMTFCNLTPGADNVVFNIPGQAPHTIYCFSSLPVLNDAGTTIDGTTQPANGYTGNGRKIIIDGSQFQNGDGIEVNGANFTLKGVRIQKFPYNGLVINAGASGYVLGGVGAGNTISENYYRGIEVNGAANGTLKGNFIGTDDAGLVAKANEYEGLVLNAGCNGTVIGGVLAGEGNVISGNRYQGIQIEASTNCSILGNMIGVNATGTAAIPNEYEGIFLTNGANGNTIGSATAGGSNVISANLYSGILIECSNNNVVKGNKIGTDMSGGTALGNQYSGVQVGVHYSNYGCPSSGNTIGGLNAGEGNVIANSGYYGVNVWGTNANHNPIRGNVIYCNGYDGISLEDGNYMQPDGNNGYASPVILAANAAGANGTAAANDWVDLYIDDQCQNCEPRSFVATIQANGTGNWSYSGALSGSLTAIATNSINNNSSANSPCFFITNSTVPLANFMAITTDFCGSGCTSFLDFSTGQPTSWSWTFPGGTPSTSNLQNPQYICYSAPGTYDVTLVATNGSGSDTRTLTGYITVTTAPVVSAGPDVSICEGDTTQLQGQSNGGYAWSIAAGLSDTTIASPLAFPTSTTSYVLTGQNANCSVADTVLVTVFPAPTVSINAIGPLLTATNGVTFQWLLNGSPISGATSQSFTALTSGNYAVSITDANGCSAVSASIFIDVASAIGEALHLHFEVGPNPASEMIQLSASGLLSDRGEIQIVDLLGRILEQESVDVQGGRLGIQLNVSQLATGMYRIVLRTESGIGSVNFAVER is encoded by the coding sequence ATGAAAAGAGCAATTACATTTCTACTGCTTGCGTTTTGCCTGTTCCATTTCTCCGGTGCAACGACCTTCACAGTTACTACGGTGAGTGACGCTGGCGCAGGTTCCCTGCGGGAGGCCATGACCTTCTGCAATCTCACCCCGGGCGCAGACAATGTTGTGTTCAACATTCCCGGACAAGCTCCACATACCATTTATTGCTTCAGTTCGCTTCCTGTGCTCAACGATGCCGGCACGACCATTGACGGCACCACGCAGCCTGCCAATGGCTACACCGGTAACGGGCGCAAGATTATCATTGACGGTTCGCAGTTCCAGAACGGAGACGGCATCGAAGTCAACGGGGCAAATTTTACTTTGAAAGGCGTTCGAATTCAGAAATTTCCCTACAATGGCCTCGTGATCAATGCCGGCGCGAGTGGCTATGTGCTCGGCGGCGTGGGAGCAGGCAATACCATCAGCGAAAATTATTACCGCGGAATTGAAGTGAACGGCGCAGCAAACGGCACACTCAAAGGGAATTTTATCGGAACCGATGACGCCGGTTTGGTCGCCAAAGCCAATGAATACGAAGGACTTGTGCTGAATGCGGGCTGCAACGGGACCGTGATCGGCGGCGTATTGGCGGGGGAAGGTAATGTCATTTCGGGAAATCGCTACCAAGGCATCCAAATCGAGGCCTCCACCAATTGCAGCATTCTGGGCAACATGATTGGCGTGAATGCAACCGGGACGGCGGCGATTCCGAATGAATATGAAGGCATTTTCCTCACGAACGGTGCCAACGGTAACACGATCGGCAGCGCAACAGCGGGAGGGAGCAATGTGATTTCGGCGAATCTCTACAGTGGAATTCTGATCGAATGCAGCAACAACAACGTGGTCAAAGGCAACAAAATCGGAACAGACATGTCCGGTGGAACGGCCCTCGGCAATCAATATTCGGGTGTCCAGGTTGGCGTGCATTATTCGAATTACGGATGCCCCAGTAGCGGAAACACGATCGGCGGACTCAATGCCGGCGAGGGCAACGTGATCGCCAATAGCGGCTACTACGGTGTCAATGTCTGGGGAACGAATGCCAATCACAATCCGATTCGCGGCAACGTGATTTATTGCAACGGCTATGATGGCATTTCTTTGGAGGACGGGAATTACATGCAGCCCGATGGCAACAATGGCTATGCTTCTCCGGTGATTCTCGCGGCCAATGCAGCGGGCGCCAACGGCACCGCAGCCGCCAATGACTGGGTCGATCTTTACATCGACGACCAATGCCAAAACTGCGAACCACGCAGTTTTGTGGCCACCATACAAGCCAATGGAACGGGAAATTGGTCCTACAGCGGCGCACTTTCGGGGAGTTTGACAGCGATTGCGACCAATAGCATCAACAACAATTCATCCGCCAACAGCCCCTGCTTTTTCATCACGAACAGTACGGTCCCTCTCGCGAATTTTATGGCCATCACCACAGATTTCTGTGGCAGCGGCTGCACAAGTTTTCTGGATTTCAGCACAGGGCAGCCTACCTCATGGTCGTGGACATTCCCAGGAGGCACACCTTCGACGAGCAACCTTCAAAATCCGCAGTACATCTGCTACAGTGCGCCAGGAACCTATGATGTGACGCTTGTGGCGACCAATGGCAGCGGATCTGATACACGGACATTGACTGGCTACATCACCGTCACGACGGCACCCGTGGTTTCGGCGGGCCCCGATGTGAGCATCTGCGAAGGCGACACCACGCAATTGCAGGGCCAAAGCAACGGCGGCTACGCTTGGAGCATCGCTGCCGGCCTCAGCGATACCACAATTGCAAGTCCATTGGCGTTCCCGACATCGACCACGAGTTATGTCTTGACCGGTCAGAATGCCAATTGCAGCGTCGCGGATACGGTTTTGGTGACTGTTTTCCCTGCGCCGACCGTTTCCATCAATGCCATCGGGCCGCTGTTGACCGCCACGAACGGCGTTACTTTTCAATGGCTGTTGAATGGAAGCCCGATTTCAGGTGCAACTAGTCAAAGCTTTACCGCATTGACCTCGGGCAACTATGCTGTTTCCATCACGGATGCAAATGGTTGCAGTGCCGTTTCAGCTTCGATTTTTATTGATGTGGCGAGTGCCATCGGCGAGGCTTTGCACTTGCACTTTGAAGTGGGTCCCAATCCCGCATCCGAGATGATTCAACTGAGCGCCTCCGGCCTGCTCAGTGATCGCGGCGAAATTCAAATTGTCGACCTGTTGGGGCGCATCTTGGAGCAAGAATCGGTCGACGTGCAGGGCGGTCGATTGGGCATCCAACTGAACGTTTCCCAGCTCGCCACTGGAATGTACCGGATTGTGCTCCGGACAGAATCAGGGATCGGATCGGTGAATTTTGCGGTGGAAAGGTAG
- a CDS encoding DUF2314 domain-containing protein: MSYTKREESDNIFDAASGDAQMNWAMEKARHTLGYFRESLADPSEEQYGFSLKVRIEDENGVEHMWLGDLSLDEDGLFYGTLDSDPVMVQNVKAGTRIGIPVDAISDWLIVEDGRLIGGYTIRVYRESLSPEERQEFDKGFGVTFDYGVDHFEHDMTTPEGAILCLEDAYSNGDLEAALACKDFETEARMLLERLPNFEEQVDELVESTAETLRLSFEAHFRGGAMPNFDGILRAFPEREFLDPDTVLVSEICYHPDGKLTLDRLLVTRHGNEWRVGPPINGDEDE, from the coding sequence ATGAGTTACACCAAACGCGAAGAAAGCGACAACATCTTTGATGCCGCCTCGGGCGATGCGCAGATGAACTGGGCGATGGAAAAGGCGCGCCATACCCTCGGCTATTTCCGGGAAAGTTTGGCCGATCCATCCGAGGAACAGTACGGTTTCTCCTTGAAAGTCAGGATCGAAGACGAAAATGGCGTCGAGCACATGTGGCTTGGCGACTTGAGCCTCGACGAAGACGGTCTGTTTTATGGCACGCTCGATAGCGATCCCGTAATGGTGCAAAATGTGAAGGCAGGCACGCGAATCGGCATTCCCGTGGATGCGATTTCAGACTGGCTGATCGTGGAAGATGGACGTTTGATCGGCGGATATACAATCCGGGTTTACCGCGAGAGCCTGAGTCCCGAGGAACGGCAGGAATTTGACAAGGGATTCGGGGTGACCTTTGACTACGGCGTGGACCATTTTGAACACGACATGACGACACCGGAAGGGGCGATTCTGTGCTTGGAAGATGCCTATTCGAATGGCGATTTGGAAGCTGCATTGGCTTGCAAGGACTTTGAAACCGAGGCGAGAATGCTCTTGGAACGCCTGCCCAATTTCGAGGAGCAGGTCGATGAGTTGGTCGAATCAACGGCAGAAACGCTGCGATTGTCCTTCGAAGCCCATTTCCGGGGAGGCGCGATGCCGAATTTTGACGGGATTCTGAGGGCATTTCCGGAAAGGGAATTTCTGGATCCCGACACTGTCTTGGTGTCCGAAATCTGCTATCATCCCGACGGTAAACTCACCCTCGACCGCCTGCTCGTGACCCGTCACGGCAACGAATGGAGAGTTGGGCCGCCGATCAATGGGGATGAAGACGAATGA
- a CDS encoding S46 family peptidase, producing MLKKILITLILTLTLTLTLRAAEGMWIPALLKSLNEKDMQAMGLKLTAEDIYSVNKSSLKDAIVLFGGGCTAEVISTQGLILTNHHCGFSQIQSHSSVEHDYLKDGFWAKSKDQELANPGLTATFIVRIEDVTAKILDGTDGLDVAARAARIGANIQAIEAATEAAEPKHQAEIKPFFYGNEFYMIVTKTFTDVRLVGAPPGGVGKFGGDTDNWMWPRHTGDFSMFRIYADANNEPAAYSADNKPYTPGHSLPVSLKGTKPGDFTMVYGFPGQTQQYLHSEMVKFIAQEMNPRAIAMRDKSLEIIDETMTKSTRLRIAYAAKQARIANAWKKWIGETKGLERLHAVEKKQALESQFNTAVARDPKLASQYGAVVTDLNALILKAKPFLMARSLYIEFYHMGPEALRFSAAFAGLADNYDKLVADGKLADEIKKLKESTTGFYKNYDPDADRRILAALYPMYIDGLDPTLRPDIHASLTAKYGKDWDRYASETFAKSVFTDEARLNAFLDKFGKKGPKVIQNDPIYQLQKSVSAAWTAKALASGQEVNAKMQDLMRIYVKGLMTVFNDKKYWPDANSTLRVTYGKVEGSEPADGTIYKPYTTMDGVLAKYVKDDPEFDIPQRLIDLAKAHDFGQYADANGDLVVCFTGSNQTTGGNSGSPAIDGSGNLIGLNFDRSWESTMSDVMYDPERCRNIMVDIRYVLFIVDKYAGATNLIQEMKLVRE from the coding sequence ATGCTGAAGAAAATACTGATCACACTGATCCTCACGCTCACCCTCACCCTCACACTGCGCGCAGCGGAGGGCATGTGGATTCCCGCGTTGCTCAAGTCCCTCAATGAGAAGGACATGCAAGCCATGGGCCTGAAGCTCACCGCCGAAGACATTTATTCGGTCAACAAATCCAGCCTCAAGGATGCCATCGTGCTCTTTGGCGGCGGTTGTACCGCAGAGGTGATTTCGACGCAAGGGCTCATCCTCACCAACCACCACTGCGGATTTTCGCAGATTCAGAGCCATAGTTCAGTGGAGCACGATTACCTCAAGGATGGCTTCTGGGCCAAATCCAAGGACCAAGAATTGGCCAATCCCGGACTGACCGCCACATTTATCGTGCGCATCGAGGATGTGACCGCCAAGATTCTGGACGGAACTGATGGGCTGGATGTCGCAGCGCGCGCTGCACGGATCGGTGCCAACATTCAAGCGATCGAAGCCGCAACGGAGGCTGCCGAACCCAAACATCAGGCTGAAATCAAGCCATTTTTCTACGGGAATGAGTTTTACATGATCGTCACGAAGACGTTCACGGACGTGCGCCTCGTGGGTGCGCCTCCCGGAGGCGTCGGCAAATTTGGCGGCGATACCGACAACTGGATGTGGCCACGCCACACCGGCGACTTCTCCATGTTTCGCATCTACGCCGATGCCAACAATGAGCCCGCGGCGTATTCGGCAGACAACAAACCCTATACTCCCGGTCATTCCTTGCCGGTATCGCTCAAGGGCACAAAACCGGGTGACTTCACCATGGTCTATGGTTTCCCTGGGCAGACACAGCAGTATTTGCACAGCGAAATGGTCAAGTTCATTGCTCAGGAAATGAATCCGCGGGCGATTGCCATGCGTGACAAAAGCCTCGAGATCATCGACGAAACCATGACCAAAAGCACGCGTTTGCGCATCGCCTACGCCGCCAAACAAGCCCGTATCGCCAATGCCTGGAAAAAATGGATCGGCGAAACCAAAGGTTTGGAGCGCCTGCATGCCGTCGAAAAGAAGCAGGCCCTTGAAAGTCAATTCAACACCGCCGTTGCCCGCGATCCCAAGCTTGCAAGTCAATATGGCGCTGTTGTCACCGATCTGAATGCCTTGATCCTCAAGGCAAAGCCTTTCCTCATGGCCCGTTCCTTGTACATCGAATTTTACCACATGGGCCCCGAGGCACTGCGGTTTTCCGCGGCATTTGCGGGTCTCGCCGACAACTATGACAAGCTCGTCGCCGATGGAAAATTGGCCGACGAAATTAAAAAGCTGAAGGAAAGCACCACGGGATTCTACAAAAACTACGATCCGGATGCCGACCGCCGCATTTTGGCTGCATTGTATCCCATGTACATCGACGGTTTGGATCCGACCTTGCGACCCGACATCCACGCAAGTTTGACCGCCAAATACGGCAAGGATTGGGACCGTTATGCCTCCGAAACCTTCGCCAAATCCGTCTTCACCGACGAGGCGCGTTTGAATGCATTCTTGGACAAATTCGGGAAAAAGGGTCCGAAAGTGATCCAAAACGATCCGATTTATCAGTTGCAGAAAAGCGTCTCTGCTGCTTGGACGGCCAAAGCCTTGGCCTCCGGACAGGAAGTGAATGCCAAAATGCAGGACCTGATGCGCATCTATGTCAAAGGCCTGATGACGGTGTTCAACGACAAAAAATATTGGCCCGATGCCAACAGCACGTTGCGCGTCACGTATGGCAAGGTCGAAGGCAGCGAACCTGCCGACGGCACGATTTACAAGCCTTACACGACGATGGATGGCGTGCTTGCCAAATATGTCAAGGACGACCCCGAATTTGACATTCCGCAGCGCCTGATCGACCTCGCCAAAGCCCATGATTTTGGCCAATATGCCGATGCTAATGGCGATTTGGTCGTCTGTTTCACCGGCTCCAACCAAACGACCGGCGGCAATTCGGGTTCGCCCGCGATTGACGGCAGCGGGAATTTGATCGGCTTGAACTTCGACCGTAGTTGGGAAAGCACGATGAGCGACGTGATGTATGACCCCGAGCGTTGCCGCAACATCATGGTCGACATCCGCTACGTGCTTTTCATCGTCGATAAATATGCGGGCGCGACCAATCTGATCCAGGAAATGAAACTCGTACGCGAATGA
- a CDS encoding PcfJ domain-containing protein — MKQSIRGQRVPNWHKPLPKHEFSQRYRRLSQAPLAEDLDTEAEAHHGIDCCCRVCYDGEDHYDFAYKPDLIKQEIRNCIWRENSDNLQSLIPATVWDRLGAVKNHGGSTTPQLRKDRIPSEELALELLKFATFFDVNYQTAHVLPESLREFLKDQTNLATFRNLSEGAFIENPRFLMNVLLLQPFWVRDAQTWTDPMTDVASRQRSLIDHLFVIYPVPPVFYTCWNQKNVEPQAAWLQWFFLAAQGASIQSASQILGWEIPRKFAHYLMMAPGYLSFDAACTWAEMSRLGISNLSFGTVHNWNAFLLNPVVPPPKRKAVEYSRQTLLWLDQHCKSYSAADFELVVDWAIHLVTEVERSGEIQFEWHGRSPARVLDASREYEASRYRPAVKLRWKQKGWDWTGEDEAGHQWTITELCNGTQLLEEGQAMRHCVAGYAHACVNGNTAIFSLKCQDERKVTIELATHSKEIRQAKGKCNRQTTRQEQAIIEVWLQFLRSIR; from the coding sequence ATGAAACAGTCCATTCGCGGTCAACGTGTGCCCAATTGGCACAAACCGCTTCCAAAACACGAATTCAGTCAGCGCTACCGTAGGTTATCGCAAGCGCCGCTTGCAGAAGATCTCGATACGGAAGCAGAAGCTCATCACGGTATAGATTGCTGCTGCCGAGTCTGCTATGATGGAGAAGATCATTATGACTTTGCCTACAAGCCCGATTTGATAAAGCAGGAAATCAGGAATTGCATCTGGCGAGAAAACTCCGACAACCTTCAATCCTTGATTCCAGCAACGGTTTGGGATCGTTTGGGGGCAGTAAAAAATCATGGGGGATCAACAACGCCACAGCTTCGCAAGGACCGGATCCCATCCGAAGAATTGGCACTGGAGCTCCTGAAATTTGCCACGTTTTTTGACGTCAACTACCAAACCGCCCATGTGCTTCCCGAGTCCCTTCGGGAATTTTTGAAGGATCAAACGAATTTGGCCACATTTCGAAACTTGAGTGAAGGCGCATTCATTGAAAATCCGAGATTCTTGATGAATGTTTTGTTGCTGCAACCCTTTTGGGTGAGGGATGCGCAAACATGGACCGATCCCATGACCGACGTCGCGAGCCGTCAGCGATCTTTGATCGACCATCTATTTGTGATTTATCCAGTCCCGCCGGTTTTTTATACCTGTTGGAATCAGAAGAATGTGGAACCGCAAGCGGCTTGGTTGCAGTGGTTTTTCCTCGCTGCGCAAGGTGCTAGCATTCAATCTGCTTCGCAAATTCTGGGCTGGGAAATTCCGCGCAAATTCGCGCATTACCTGATGATGGCGCCAGGCTATCTGTCGTTTGACGCGGCTTGTACTTGGGCAGAAATGTCACGTCTCGGAATCAGCAACCTCAGCTTCGGGACCGTTCACAATTGGAATGCATTTTTGTTGAATCCAGTCGTGCCGCCGCCAAAACGAAAAGCAGTTGAATATTCGAGGCAAACGCTACTTTGGTTGGATCAGCATTGTAAGTCATATTCTGCAGCTGACTTCGAATTGGTGGTGGATTGGGCCATTCATCTCGTCACTGAAGTGGAACGTTCGGGTGAAATTCAATTCGAATGGCATGGCCGAAGCCCAGCGAGGGTTTTGGATGCAAGCAGGGAATATGAAGCAAGTCGGTATCGACCCGCCGTCAAACTGCGCTGGAAACAGAAAGGCTGGGACTGGACCGGGGAGGATGAGGCTGGCCATCAATGGACCATCACGGAACTTTGCAACGGAACGCAACTTTTGGAGGAAGGCCAGGCAATGCGCCATTGCGTGGCGGGCTATGCGCACGCTTGTGTAAATGGAAACACCGCCATTTTTTCCTTGAAATGCCAGGACGAGCGCAAGGTCACCATCGAATTGGCCACCCACTCCAAAGAAATCCGTCAAGCAAAAGGAAAATGCAATAGGCAAACAACGCGGCAGGAGCAAGCCATCATCGAGGTTTGGTTACAATTTCTAAGGTCAATCAGGTAA
- a CDS encoding VWA domain-containing protein, whose product MNEELEKRWRLILGSEAKEELSMTLSIQETGIDKTLEALYNTSRKAGLGPSSPNVSRWLGDIREYFPNTVVKVMQQDALKRLNLTSMLTEPEMLETVVPDVHLVANLMTLGRAIPEKTKATARLVVKKVVDELLQKLSSPLQQAIAGSLNRSARNRRPRHNEINWNETIRKNLKHYQAEYKTIIPETRIGYGRKRKAMKDIVLCLDQSGSMGSSVVYSGIFGAVMASIPAVQTKMVVFDTEVADLTEDLQDPVDLLFGVQLGGGTDINRALTYCQQIISRPLDTVLVLITDLYEGGNVAEMRKRAHELTAAGVQFITLLALNDDGAPSYDHGNAEYFASLGIPVFACTPNLFPDLMAAALSKQDIQQWAGDQDIKVG is encoded by the coding sequence ATGAACGAAGAACTTGAAAAACGTTGGCGGTTGATCTTGGGCAGCGAAGCCAAGGAGGAGCTTTCGATGACGCTTTCTATACAGGAAACCGGCATTGACAAGACATTGGAAGCGCTTTACAATACGAGTCGCAAGGCTGGGCTCGGGCCGAGTTCGCCCAATGTTTCCCGATGGCTGGGTGACATTCGCGAATATTTCCCCAATACCGTCGTCAAGGTCATGCAGCAAGATGCGCTCAAACGCCTCAACCTCACGAGCATGCTCACGGAACCGGAAATGCTGGAAACGGTCGTGCCGGATGTGCATCTCGTCGCCAATTTGATGACTTTGGGACGTGCCATTCCCGAAAAGACCAAGGCGACTGCGCGTTTGGTTGTCAAAAAGGTGGTGGACGAATTGCTGCAAAAGTTGAGTTCGCCCTTGCAGCAAGCCATCGCAGGTAGTCTCAACCGAAGTGCACGAAATCGCAGACCGCGGCACAACGAAATCAATTGGAACGAGACGATTCGCAAGAATCTCAAGCATTATCAGGCTGAATACAAAACGATTATCCCGGAAACCCGCATCGGCTACGGTCGCAAGCGCAAGGCAATGAAGGACATTGTACTCTGCCTCGACCAAAGCGGATCCATGGGCAGTTCTGTCGTGTATTCAGGGATTTTTGGAGCGGTAATGGCTTCGATTCCGGCGGTGCAAACCAAAATGGTCGTCTTTGATACGGAAGTGGCCGACCTCACGGAAGATTTGCAAGATCCTGTGGATCTGCTGTTTGGCGTGCAACTCGGCGGAGGCACAGACATTAATCGTGCGCTGACGTACTGTCAACAGATCATTTCGCGACCGTTGGACACGGTGTTGGTGCTCATCACAGACCTTTACGAAGGTGGCAACGTAGCCGAGATGCGCAAACGCGCCCATGAACTCACGGCGGCTGGTGTGCAATTCATCACTTTGCTCGCGCTCAACGACGATGGCGCCCCGAGTTACGACCACGGAAATGCGGAGTATTTCGCTTCCCTCGGAATTCCCGTTTTTGCCTGCACGCCCAATTTGTTTCCCGACCTCATGGCAGCGGCTTTGAGCAAACAGGATATTCAGCAATGGGCGGGAGATCAGGATATTAAGGTTGGGTAG
- a CDS encoding AAA family ATPase gives MSQQILRQSAEQQYAQELEELKRQDKHPKPQNWLLSPQSVVHYLMGGKLSNGFEVSAKYIGNRRLMEIAVATLTTDRALLLYGLPGTAKSWVSEHITAGITGDSSLVIQGTAGTSEESVRYGWNYALLLSQGPTEAALVETPVFRAMKTGKIVRIEELTRIGADVQDTLITILSEKMLPIPELNTQIQAVRGFNVIATANNRDKGVNELSSALKRRFNTVILPVPATMNEEVEIVRQRVASYSKAMSLPVEKPILEEIRRIVTIFRELRNGVSEDGKTKLKSPSGTLSTAEAISVMNNGLALAYHFGDGSVKADDVASGIIGAIVKDPVQDKIVFQEYMETVLKNRDGWKDIYRSCRDII, from the coding sequence ATGTCACAGCAAATTTTAAGGCAATCCGCCGAGCAGCAATACGCACAGGAACTCGAAGAACTGAAGCGGCAAGACAAGCACCCCAAACCGCAGAATTGGTTGCTGTCGCCACAATCCGTGGTCCATTATCTCATGGGTGGCAAATTGTCGAATGGTTTTGAGGTCAGTGCGAAATACATCGGCAACCGCCGCCTGATGGAAATCGCCGTTGCGACCCTCACCACGGATCGCGCATTGTTGCTCTACGGTTTGCCGGGTACCGCCAAATCTTGGGTTTCCGAGCATATCACGGCCGGGATCACCGGAGATTCCTCCCTGGTCATTCAGGGCACTGCAGGCACGAGCGAGGAAAGTGTGCGCTATGGCTGGAACTATGCCCTGTTGCTGTCACAAGGCCCAACCGAAGCAGCCTTGGTCGAAACGCCCGTTTTTCGGGCAATGAAAACCGGCAAAATTGTGCGCATCGAGGAATTGACGCGCATTGGCGCAGACGTGCAAGACACGCTGATCACGATTCTCAGTGAAAAAATGCTGCCCATTCCCGAATTGAACACCCAAATTCAGGCTGTACGCGGATTCAACGTCATCGCCACGGCCAACAACCGCGACAAGGGTGTCAATGAACTGAGCAGCGCCCTGAAACGCCGGTTCAATACCGTCATTCTTCCTGTTCCTGCAACAATGAACGAGGAGGTCGAAATCGTGCGGCAGCGTGTGGCGAGCTATTCCAAGGCCATGTCCTTGCCCGTCGAAAAGCCCATATTGGAGGAAATTCGGCGTATTGTCACCATTTTCCGCGAATTGCGCAACGGCGTTTCAGAAGATGGCAAGACCAAGCTTAAATCACCTTCGGGCACGCTCAGCACCGCCGAGGCGATTTCCGTGATGAACAACGGATTGGCCTTGGCCTACCATTTTGGAGATGGTTCCGTCAAGGCCGATGACGTTGCGAGCGGCATCATCGGCGCCATCGTCAAGGATCCGGTGCAAGACAAAATCGTGTTCCAGGAATACATGGAAACCGTGCTCAAGAACCGTGACGGTTGGAAGGACATTTACCGGTCCTGCAGGGACATTATCTGA
- a CDS encoding SWIM zinc finger family protein — translation MQFTRDQIIQLAPDDASVKAGQQLATASKWVSRNVHPLALWGDCQGSGSTPYKTMVDLENMAFKCSCPSRKFPCKHGLGLMLLFLSNSEAFTKQGNLSPSVEEWLAKRTARTEAKETKEAKPIDEKAQQKRQEAREKKVESGVEELRLWLKDLVRTGIMGVPQNAYQFAQNITSRMVDAQAGGLAAQLRKLQKINYFREGWQKEFLSQISKLYLLTDAFQKSDTLPPDWQLELKLLVGWTVPKEEVLANEGIHDEWAVLSKTQEEDGNLQTERIWLYGTQSRKFALILNFYAAGQLPQHLLVPGSLLPAELVFFPSVYPLRALVKTQEPLRRQLQTLQVAGTVTDAHASVAASLACNPFLEKIPLILSEVQLSRQGATWFSVDPNGDGIQIKNTGLDLWTILALTQGNPFSCFGVFEEDLLDIQAVWFANEFHPIQ, via the coding sequence ATGCAATTCACCCGAGATCAGATCATTCAGTTGGCGCCCGACGATGCCTCGGTCAAGGCAGGGCAGCAATTGGCGACGGCCTCCAAATGGGTTTCGCGGAATGTGCATCCTCTCGCCTTGTGGGGGGATTGTCAGGGCAGTGGGAGCACACCCTACAAGACCATGGTCGATTTGGAAAACATGGCTTTCAAATGCTCCTGCCCGAGCCGCAAATTTCCCTGCAAACATGGTCTCGGCTTGATGTTGCTTTTCCTTTCGAATTCCGAGGCATTTACAAAGCAAGGCAATTTGTCGCCCTCCGTCGAGGAATGGCTAGCCAAAAGGACTGCGCGCACCGAAGCCAAGGAGACCAAGGAAGCAAAGCCGATTGACGAAAAAGCCCAACAAAAGCGTCAGGAAGCCCGCGAAAAGAAGGTCGAATCCGGCGTCGAGGAATTGCGGCTATGGCTCAAGGACTTGGTACGGACCGGCATCATGGGTGTTCCGCAAAATGCCTACCAATTCGCGCAGAACATCACTTCGCGCATGGTGGACGCGCAAGCCGGCGGATTGGCAGCGCAATTGCGCAAGCTTCAGAAAATCAATTACTTTAGGGAAGGCTGGCAAAAAGAATTTTTGTCCCAAATCAGCAAGCTTTACCTGCTGACCGATGCCTTTCAAAAAAGCGATACCCTTCCGCCCGATTGGCAACTCGAACTCAAACTCCTCGTGGGGTGGACTGTGCCCAAAGAGGAAGTGCTTGCAAACGAGGGAATCCACGACGAATGGGCAGTTTTGTCCAAAACCCAAGAGGAAGACGGTAATCTTCAAACCGAACGAATTTGGCTCTATGGCACCCAAAGCCGCAAGTTTGCTTTGATCCTGAATTTTTATGCCGCCGGCCAATTGCCGCAGCATTTGTTGGTTCCGGGAAGCCTATTGCCTGCCGAGCTCGTCTTTTTCCCTTCGGTTTATCCGCTGCGGGCCTTGGTCAAAACGCAAGAACCCCTTCGGCGTCAGCTTCAAACATTGCAGGTGGCAGGTACCGTAACCGACGCGCATGCATCTGTGGCCGCAAGTCTCGCCTGCAATCCCTTTTTGGAGAAAATTCCGCTGATTCTGAGCGAAGTCCAGCTCTCGCGCCAAGGAGCAACATGGTTTTCTGTCGATCCGAATGGGGACGGCATCCAAATCAAAAATACAGGTTTGGACTTGTGGACCATCCTCGCGCTGACGCAGGGAAATCCATTTTCCTGCTTTGGTGTCTTCGAAGAGGACCTTCTGGACATCCAAGCCGTCTGGTTTGCCAACGAATTCCATCCCATCCAATGA